The following are from one region of the Aspergillus chevalieri M1 DNA, chromosome 1, nearly complete sequence genome:
- a CDS encoding uncharacterized protein (COG:S;~EggNog:ENOG410PVF4) — MTYFDEDGDEMYHNLLDVLYNVAKPEQIGRGKPPRDGFRVIAKELRGEEPERLHHLSILQDEFRDLVKLVLVMQFDFRGLGDH, encoded by the coding sequence ATGACGTACTTCGATGAAGATGGAGATGAGATGTACCATAATTTACTTGATGTATTGTATAATGTTGCGAAGCCGGAGCAGATTGGGCGGGGTAAGCCTCCGAGGGATGGGTTTCGCGTGATTGCTAAGGAGCTTCGTGGTGAGGAGCCGGAAcgccttcatcatctgagtATTCTGCAGGATGAGTTTCGGGATCTTGTGAAACTTGTCTTGGTGATGCAATTTGATTTTAGGGGACTGGGTGATCACTGA
- a CDS encoding uncharacterized protein (COG:G;~EggNog:ENOG410PM6W;~InterPro:IPR020846,IPR011701,IPR036259;~PFAM:PF07690;~TransMembrane:12 (i50-67o94-113i120-137o143-169i181-203o215-237i290-309o321-340i352-369o381-399i411-430o442-461i);~go_function: GO:0022857 - transmembrane transporter activity [Evidence IEA];~go_process: GO:0055085 - transmembrane transport [Evidence IEA]), with product MSDDKSEIQPDNGTLEKGEAVHEDVVKDPVQLTALTPEELVLEKKLVRRIDILIMPLIILVYLMNYIDRNNYAAAKLQGLEQDLHLNDQQYQTGLSILFVGYILMMTPSNLLLNYVGHPSLYLGFFVCAWGLVSALTSQVKGYGGIVACRFIMGFVEAPFFSGVLFYLSKWYTKKELGLRMSIFYSGSLLSGAFGNLIAAGILDGMDGKRGITAWQWLYIIEGAITVTFGLIITVVLPDFPENWKMLSEEMRSVAARRLAVDAAEVDIDDSGSKGQIQGLKDALCDIKTYMLAIAFHCIVGASGFQNYFPSLTEQLYDDKIISLVLVAPPYIFMVFFSLAHSHFSDRFNNRFWFFIYPIPITIVGYVLYMETTSFGSRYASFFLMIFVFTQFGTFFSWIANAIPRPPAKRAAAYGFINAIGNSASIWTPYTYRDQDQPGYKPAMGVCIALQILAAIMAIALDQYTRHQNRQLARMEDMEVELSGRDRRKLEKTAQMNNIGLEQARQLQRGFRFML from the exons ATGTCCGACGACAAATCGGAGATTCAGCCCGACAATGGCACCCTCGAGAAGGGAGAGGCTGTTCATGAGGATGTCGTTAAGGATCCCGTCCAATTGACGGCATTAACACCGGAGGAATTGGTTCTGGAAAAGAAACTGGTGCGCCGGATCGATATTTTGATTATGCCATTGATTATTCTGGTTTATCTCATGAACTACATCGATCG TAACAATTATGCGGCCGCCAAGCTTCAAGGTCTCGAACAAGACCTTCACCTCAATGACCAGCAATACCAGACTGGTCTCTCGATTCTATTTGTGGGTTACATTCTCATGATGAC ACCGTCCAACTTGCTGCTGAATTACGTCGGACACCCATCGCTCTACCTCGGATTCTTTGTTTGTGCTTGGGGTCTCGTGTCGGCTCTGACCAGCCAGGTCAAGGGCTATGGCGGTATCGTCGCCTGCCGTTTCATCATGGGTTTCGTCG AGGCCCCCTTCTTCTCCGGAGTCCTTTTCTACCTCTCGAAATGGTATACAAAGAAAGAGCTCGGTCTCCGGATGAGTATCTTCTACTCTGGTTCCTTGCTGAGCGGTGCATTCGGAAACCTGATCGCAGCGGGTATCCTGGATGGTATGGACGGCAAGCGCGGTATCACAGCATGGCAATGGCTCTATATCATCGAAGGCGCGATCACCGTTACCTTTGGCCTTATCATTACCGTGGTCctccccgacttccccgaAAACTGGAAGATGCTCTCTGAGGAGATGAGAAGTGTCGCCGCCCGTCGGTTAGCAGTGGACGCAGCCGAAGTCGATATCGACGACAGCGGCAGCAAGGGCCAAATTCAAGGTCTCAAAGATGCATTGTGCGACATCAAGACCTACATGCTGGCCATCGCCTTCCATTGCATCGTCGGTGCGAGTGGTTTCCAGAACTACTTCCCCAGTCTCACTGAACAACTCTACGACGACAAGATAATCTCGCTCGTGCTGGTCGCACCGCCTTACATTTTCATGgtctttttctccttggcCCACTCCCACTTTTCCGACCGCTTCAACAACCGCTTCTGGTTCTTCATCTACCCCATCCCCATCACCATCGTGGGCTACGTCCTCTACATGGAAACGACATCCTTCGGCTCCCGCTATGCCTCTTTTTTCCTCATGATCTTCGTCTTCACCCAATTCGGAACTTTCTTCTCCTGGATCGCTAACGCCATCCCTCGTCCGCCCGCTAAGCGTGCCGCCGCATATGGTTTCATCAACGCCATCGGTAACTCCGCTAGTATCTGGACCCCCTACACGTACCGTGACCAGGATCAGCCTGGATATAAGCCCGCGATGGGTGTTTGCATTGCGCTGCAGATTCTCGCCGCGATCATGGCCATTGCTCTCGACCAGTACACGCGGCACCAGAACAGACAGCTTGCGAGAATGGAGGATATGGAGGTTGAACTGTCGGGCAGGGACCGGcggaagttggagaagacggCGCAGATGAATAATATTGGACTTGAGCAGGCGAGACAGTTGCAGCGGGGTTTCAGGTTTATGCTGTAA
- a CDS encoding uncharacterized protein (COG:S;~EggNog:ENOG410PPVP;~InterPro:IPR027417) codes for MAAAITSWVLNPIQSLTMSRPRTRELWCALSDDLQKSFPVECVADQDNINTLKKKIWEEIREKIKNTIPHYSDLKLYSPVVQLNHEEKFRIDDGEFLRPRRMITTNPLFPESKDPDVDIVVVSGGATPQKQKCSESQNANIPQTLSIAEHQLICPRERTVSKLAAILDDMNIVHVRGTPASGKTRLSELLRDYYRKEGRRAFLIKRWEGLNFKNPWGSLVELVEKWNDEAQEAPTTTSQSEQDLSWVLTSNTVIIVDEAQATYSDDTLWNTIFKERLTPNVYKFRLCLFCSYGSPATGPDPTFFTPVKFSDEQRISLTPQNQQDSPPIGLFYDKEEFRDVISRLLTFHYEETFDFDEGALEYIFAVTNGHPGAVTSIVDVIYEAYRHDIKRGCIRTLTEDHVIWFLEDTATVFDKLRSKPVNRSFPDISRATNGISVILSKITEGSIPFDINDASIKFCYQKGWIHRVALDGGDVAVLPSRLHEKYVEYWIGKMSMPLPARFDSLPKLCKEVLGEFSIMILRHSAEGKKISTASQPRPVEAQYQDEFHRGFVHLAGLGVPISSEWSRTKDGRVDFYIPEKKWAIEILRDHNRVDEHISRFKEGGKYHPWLKENMIKDWIIIDCATSLPTKEFSEPRLWHAVFINDYSELRLYNHQKALIMSVHLHI; via the exons ATGgccgccgccatcaccagctgggtgctcaacccaatccagtctttgacaatgtctcgaccgcGTACTCGCGAGCTATGGTGCGCTTTATCCGATGATCTTCAGAAGTCATTTCCTGTGGAGTGTGTTGCAGACCAAGATAATATCAACactctcaaaaagaagatctGGGAAGAAATCAGGGAAAAAATCAAGAATACCATACCTCACTACAGTGATCTCAAGCTCTACAGCCCTGTGGTGCAACTCAATCATGAAGAGAAGTTCaggattgatgatggtgaatttctacgtccacgccgaatgatcacgaccaacccactcttccctgaaagcaaggatccagatgtcgacattgttgttgtgagcggagGTGCCACTCCACAGAAACAGAAGTGCTCGGAATCACAaaatg CGAATATACCTCAGACACTGTCCATCGCAGAGCATCAGTTGATATGCCCTCGAGAGCGTACAGTGTCAAAACTTgcagccattttggatgacatgaacatagtccatgtgcgtggaactccagccagtgggaaaacacGTCTCTCCGAACTTTTGAGAGACTACTATcgcaaagagggaagaagagctTTCTTAATCAAAAGATGGGAAGGACTCAATTTTAAGAATCCTTGGGGCAGTCTTGTCGAGCTTGTTGAGAAATGGAATGATGAAGCACAGGAAGCTCCCACCACAACTTCACAATCAGAGCaggatctctcttgggttttgacatcaaacactgttattattgtggatgaggcacaggcAACCTACAGTGATGATacgctctggaacacaatcttCAAAGAGAGACTAACCCCTAATGTTTACAAAtttcgactatgtcttttctgctcttacggcagtccagcaacaggcccagatccaacattcttcactccagtcaAGTTTTCTGACGAACAACGCATCTCATTGACGCCACAAAACCAGCAAGactcaccacctattggtctattttatgacaaagaagagttcaggGATGTCATTTCACGATTGCTTACATTTCATTATGAAGAGACATTCGATTTTGATGAGGGTGCCCTGGAGTATATATTTGCAGTAAcaaatggccatccaggagcggtGACATCGATAGTTGATGTAATTTACGAG GCCTATCGCCATGACATCAAGCGTGGATGTATCaggaccttgacagaagatcatgtcatctggttcctggaggacactGCCACAGTTTTTGACAAACTAAGAAGCAAGCCAGttaatcgctcttttccagATATATCAAGAGCTACAAATGGAATCTCAGTCATATTGAGCAAAATTACagaaggaagtattccatttgatatcaatgatgcaagcatcaagttctgttaccagaaaggttggattcacagggtagctctggatggtggtgatgttgcagttctgccatcgcgcttacatgaaaa atatGTTGAATATTGGATTGGCAAAATGTCAATGCCCCTTcctgccagatttgactcactaccaaaattatgcaaagaaGTTCTGGGTgaattctccatcatgaTCCTGAGGcattcagctgagggcaaaaagatatcaactgcatcacaacccagacctgtggaagccCAATATCAGGATGAATTCCACAGGGGATTTGTCCACCTAGCTGGGCTAGGCGTACCaatatccagtgaatggtcaagaactaaggacggtcgagtggatttctatatcccagaaaagaaatgggcgattGAAATATTGAGAGATCACAATAGagttgatgaacatatctctcgattcaaggagggtggaaaatatcatccctggctaaAAGAGAATATGatcaaggattggatcataatcgactgtgcgacttctttgccaaccaaag AGTTCTCTGAGCCTAGGCTGTGGCATGCtgtattcatcaatgattattctgaattgcggctgtataaccatcagaaagctcttattatgtctgtgcatctacatATTTGA
- the MCD4_1 gene encoding GPI ethanolamine phosphate transferase 1 (BUSCO:EOG09260KDB;~COG:G;~EggNog:ENOG410PGMQ;~InterPro:IPR007070,IPR037671,IPR017852,IPR017850, IPR000917;~PFAM:PF04987;~TransMembrane:16 (i7-30o455-484i496-513o519-537i558-576o582-601i608-629o635-656i677-696o716-734i741-758o764-780i860-879o899-922i934-953o965-985i);~go_component: GO:0005789 - endoplasmic reticulum membrane [Evidence IEA];~go_component: GO:0016021 - integral component of membrane [Evidence IEA];~go_function: GO:0003824 - catalytic activity [Evidence IEA];~go_function: GO:0008484 - sulfuric ester hydrolase activity [Evidence IEA];~go_function: GO:0016740 - transferase activity [Evidence IEA];~go_function: GO:0051377 - mannose-ethanolamine phosphotransferase activity [Evidence IEA];~go_process: GO:0006506 - GPI anchor biosynthetic process [Evidence IEA]) has product MARLGRIGFLGIAIVFHVAYIYSIFDIYFVSPIVDGMRAYKVDTPEPPARRLVLYVGDGLRADKAFQFFPDPSRPTNDSSAQDVVPMAPFLRSRVLKHGTFGVSHTRVPIESRPGHVALIAGLYEDVAAVTTGWKLNPVNFDSVFNRSRHTWSWGSPDILPMFSAGAVPGRVEDQMYEAEFEDYSKDATELDHWVFDRVKKLFEDADTDEELNARLRQDRIVFFLHLLGLDTTGHAHRPYSQEYLRNIQIVDQGVQKITEIVNQFYGDDKTAFIFTADHGISDWGSHGDGHPDNTRTPLIAWGSGVAKPRTVKSGKAPGHEDGFSSDWQLDHVYRHDVAQADIAALMAYLAGLEFPVNSVGELPLSFLGATDEQKAKALLVNAKEILEMYHVKEREKVAEVLHYKPYSGFAKTNIENRLASIEELIREQDYTTAMKQSDELIKIALQGLRYLQTYAWLFLRTLVTAGYLGWIAFAFTTAVDVYVLDGKIDVQRPPGLIITFASILVGLYSLLIFQASPITYYAYAFFPVLFWEEVFARSRALAEGKKKLFSQFSKSDTVKFALNTAAYLALLEVMVQSYYNRQVYTIVYLTATAWPLLHGTDFVKTNFFLCTTWALSCAAMSVFTLLPANKLEDITLISVGGILILLVGFLYIAFEKRLLVQTLPSKDGLSAADADGVSRAILGLQVGLVALAMLVTRSSVASLQTKQGLPLGTQIAGWATLVASLVLPFAHVLRPRKHYLHRHMIIFLALGPLFIILTISYEGLFYFAIAITLFSWVQLEHRIHQRSKNGSTRNIMSSDDSRPPGNARNAAANGYAFNTKKALNEEISTPLATAAEAAKQREKAAEGNYRSLILSDVRVSLFFLFLLHSAFFSTGNIASVSSFSLDAVYRLLPIFDPFSQAALLIFKILAPFALVSANLGFLTKRLKLQSGSLFTVVMGIGDYMTLRFFWVVRDEGSWLEIGESISMFIIASALCVFVAGLEALSEVFVRGVEFQDDM; this is encoded by the exons ATGGCGCGACTTGGGCGCATCGGGTTCCTTGGGATTGCGATTGTGTTCCACGTGGCTTATATCTACTCCATCTTCGACATCTACTTTGTGTCGCCGATTGTGGATGGAATGCGCGCATACAAAGTCGAtacccctgaacctcccgCCAGGCGATTGGTTTTGTATGTCG GTGATGGACTCCGAGCCGACAAAGCGTTCCAATTCTTTCCCGACCCTTCAAGGCCGACAAACGATTCTTCAGCGCAGGATGTCGTCCCCATGGCGCCTTTCCTCCGCTCTCGAGTCCTCAAACACGGCACTTTCGGCGTCTCCCACACCCGCGTCCCCATCGAATCCCGACCTGGTCATGTCGCCCTCATCGCGGGGTTGTACGAAGACGTGGCAGCAGTAACAACAGGATGGAAACTCAACCCGGTCAACTTCGACAGCGTCTTCAACAGAAGTCGACATACCTGGAGCTGGGGAAGTCCGGATATCTTGCCCATGTTCTCCGCCGGTGCTGTACCAGGCCGAGTCGAAGATCAGATGTACGAGGCTGAATTTGAGGATTACAGTAAAGATGCTACGGAGCTGGATCACTGGGTCTTTGATCGCGTTAAGAAGCTGTTCGAGGATGCTGACACGGACGAAGAGTTGAATGCGAGGCTAAGGCAAGATAGGATTGTGTTTTTCTTGCATTTGCTGGGCCTGGATACGACGGGACATGCGCATCGGCCGTATTCGCAGGAGTATTTGAGGAATATCCAGATTGTGGATCAGGGTGTGCAGAAGATTACGGAGATTGTTAATCAGTTCTATGGGGATGATAAGACGGCTTTTATTTTCACCGCAGACCATGGGATTAGTGATTGGGGGAGTCATGGAGATGGACACCCGGATAATACGAGGACGCCACTGATTGCCTGGGGGTCTGGAGTTGCGAAGCCGAGGACGGTGAAGAGTGGCAAGGCACCGGGTCATGAAGATGGCTTCTCGAGTGACTGGCAGCTGGATCATGTTTACCGCCATGATGTTGCTCAGGCGGATATCGCGGCTCTTATGGCGTACCTTGCTGGCCTGGAATTTCCGGTCAACTCGGTTGGAGAGCTCCCGCTATCGTTTCTGGGCGCCACTGATGAGCAGAAAGCAAAGGCTCTGCTTGTTAATGCGAAAGAGATTCTGGAGATGTATCATGTTAAGGAGCGCGAGAAGGTGGCCGAAGTCCTACATTACAAGCCTTACTCTGGCTTTGCTAAAACCAACATCGAGAATCGTCTAGCATCGATTGAGGAACTCATCCGGGAACAAGATTACACGACCGCAATGAAGCAATCTGACGAGCTGATTAAGATTGCCTTGCAGGGCCTAAGGTACCTGCAGACCTATGCGTGGCTATTTCTGCGAACACTGGTTACAGCAGGCTATCTTGGCTGGATCGCATTCGCTTTCACGACAGCCGTAGATGTCTATGTGCTCGATGGCAAGATCGATGTGCAGAGGCCACCCGGACTTATTATAACTTTTGCCTCGATCCTGGTCGGGCTTTACAGTCTGCTCATTTTCCAGGCATCACCGATCACATATTACGCGTACGCCTTCTTTCCAGTCTTGTTTTGGGAAGAGGTTTTTGCGCGGTCGAGGGCGTTGGCCGAGGGCAAGAAAAAATTGTTTTCGCAGTTTTCGAAGAGTGATACAGTTAAGTTTGCATTGAACACCGCTGCATATTTGGCATTGCTGGAAGTCATG GTTCAAAGCTACTACAATCGACAGGTCTATACGATTGTCTACCTGACCGCTACCGCTTGGCCACTGCTCCACGGTACAGACTTTGTCAAGACAAACTTTTTCCTCTGCACTACATGGGCACTCTCCTGCGCTGCTATGAGCGTCTTCACTCTTCTACCAGCTAACAAATTGGAGGATATAACCCTCAT TTCTGTCGGTGGCATCCTAATCCTTCTAGTCGGTTTTTTGTATATTGCGTTTGAAAAGAGACTATTGGTACAGACTTTGCCCTCAAAAGATGGGCTGAGCGCAGCAGATGCCGATGGTGTGTCGAGAGCGATCCTTGGTTTGCAGGTCGGACTGGTTGCTCTTGCAATGCTTGTCACAAGGTCGAGTGTGGCTTCTTTACAGACGAAGCAGGGACTTCCGCTGGGAACACAGATTGCTGGGTGGGCTACGCTGG TTGCATCCCTCGTCCTGCCCTTTGCCCATGTCTTGCGTCCACGAAAACATTATCTCCACCGCCATATGATCATTTTCCTCGCACTCGGCCCactcttcatcatcctcacAATCTCCTACGAAGGACTCTTTTACTTCGCCATTGCTATCACCCTCTTCAGCTGGGTCCAACTCGAACACAGAATACATCAACGCTCTAAGAACGGCAGTACCCGCAACATCATGTCCAGCGACGATTCTCGTCCACCGGGCAACGCCAGGAACGCCGCAGCTAATGGTTACGCCTTCAACACCAAAAAGGCCCTGAACGAGGAAATTTCAACACCGCTTGCAACAGCCGCCGAGGCAGCGaagcaaagagaaaaggCCGCAGAGGGGAACTACAGAAGTCTCATCCTTTCAGATGTAAGAGTCTCtctgttcttcctcttcctgctGCACTCCGCCTTCTTCAGCACCGGAAACATCGCCTCGGTCTCCTCATTCTCGCTGGACGCTGTCTACCGGCTACTTCCCATCTTCGATCCCTTCAGCCAGGCGGCTCTTCTCATCTTCAAGATTCTGGCTCCTTTCGCCCTGGTTTCTGCCAACCTTGGATTTCTGACCAAGAGACTGAAGCTTCAAAGTGGGAGTCTGTTCACGGTTGTCATGGGCATCGGTGACTACATGACTCTGCGCTTCTTCTGGGTAGTAAGAGATGAGGGGAGCTGGCTGGAGATTGGAGAGAGTATTAGCATGTTTATTATTGCTTCTGCGTTATGTGTTTTTGTTGCGGGGTTAGAGGCTTTGTCGGAGGTGTTTGTTAGAGGTGTGGAGTTTCAAGACGATATGTAG